Proteins encoded in a region of the Caballeronia sp. M1242 genome:
- a CDS encoding PQQ-binding-like beta-propeller repeat protein: MTGYSRVLLGSIAVCIGAWGTSTALPARAADEIQNTNTTESAPVPASLRPISQAQLDAAANDSASWLHSNGSYSETRYAPASQINRSNVAKLRPAFIFQTAVMESMETAPIVSNGVMFLTTSYNHVYAIDAVTGKEFWHYKHKMGPVTTFCCGPNNRGVAISGDRLYMGTLDAKLVALDAKTGNLVWSSQIADPEDGYSETMAPVVVDGKVLIGTNGGEYGIRGFVKAFDANSGQLLWTFYTIPDSGSEGVWAENDAVGRNMKRDIDAEKKTLADKGRDFEKTLGGGVWMAPAVDRATRTVYFVAGNPSPDLYGAIRPGDNLYTDSLVAIDLDTGKYKWHYQYIAHDVWDLDAVSPPILIDVKDKNGQMVPAIIHGGKTGFVYVHDRRDGHIIRISEAMIPQEGVWTLPTPTGARMLPGANGGVEWSPMAFNPQTRMAYAANLHQPMTYQVEDAAYPGGKLWLGGAFKTIPGEQQWGRLVAVNVDTGKIAWGYKTDQPLIGGVLATAGGLVFNGEGNGLFRAFDASTGRKLWEFRCGAGVNAPAVSYMVNGKQYIAVAAGGNTQLDFKRGNSLLVFALP, from the coding sequence ATGACAGGCTATTCCCGCGTTTTGCTTGGTTCGATAGCAGTCTGCATCGGCGCTTGGGGAACATCGACAGCGCTTCCCGCCCGCGCGGCGGACGAGATCCAGAACACCAACACGACGGAATCCGCGCCCGTTCCTGCTTCGTTACGGCCCATATCGCAAGCGCAGCTCGATGCCGCCGCGAACGACAGCGCATCGTGGCTGCATTCAAACGGATCGTATTCCGAAACGCGCTATGCGCCGGCCAGTCAGATCAATCGCTCGAACGTGGCGAAGCTGAGGCCCGCTTTCATCTTCCAGACGGCCGTCATGGAGTCGATGGAAACGGCGCCGATCGTGTCCAACGGCGTCATGTTCCTCACGACGTCGTATAACCACGTCTATGCCATCGACGCCGTCACCGGCAAGGAGTTCTGGCATTACAAGCACAAGATGGGACCGGTGACGACCTTCTGCTGCGGGCCGAATAATCGCGGCGTCGCGATATCGGGCGACCGGCTCTATATGGGCACGCTCGACGCCAAGCTCGTCGCGCTCGACGCGAAGACGGGCAATCTCGTCTGGTCGTCGCAGATTGCGGACCCTGAAGACGGCTACTCCGAAACGATGGCGCCCGTCGTCGTGGACGGCAAAGTGCTGATCGGCACGAACGGCGGCGAGTACGGCATACGCGGCTTCGTGAAAGCATTCGACGCGAATTCAGGTCAACTGCTCTGGACGTTCTACACGATTCCCGATTCCGGCAGCGAAGGTGTCTGGGCCGAGAACGACGCGGTTGGCCGCAACATGAAGCGCGATATCGACGCGGAGAAGAAGACGCTCGCGGACAAAGGCCGGGACTTCGAAAAGACGCTCGGCGGCGGCGTGTGGATGGCGCCCGCGGTGGATCGCGCGACGCGCACTGTGTATTTCGTTGCCGGCAATCCCTCGCCCGACCTCTATGGCGCGATTCGTCCCGGCGACAATCTCTATACCGATTCGCTCGTCGCCATCGATCTCGATACGGGCAAGTACAAGTGGCACTACCAGTACATTGCGCATGACGTATGGGATCTGGATGCAGTCAGCCCGCCCATTCTCATCGACGTGAAGGACAAGAACGGGCAGATGGTGCCCGCCATCATTCATGGCGGCAAGACAGGCTTCGTGTACGTGCATGATCGCCGCGACGGACACATCATTCGCATTTCCGAAGCGATGATCCCGCAAGAGGGCGTGTGGACGCTGCCGACTCCGACCGGCGCGCGCATGTTGCCCGGCGCGAACGGCGGTGTCGAATGGTCGCCCATGGCGTTCAATCCGCAGACGCGCATGGCCTATGCGGCGAACCTGCATCAGCCGATGACATATCAGGTCGAAGACGCAGCGTATCCCGGCGGCAAGCTGTGGCTCGGCGGCGCGTTCAAGACCATTCCGGGCGAGCAGCAATGGGGCAGGCTCGTCGCGGTGAATGTCGATACAGGCAAGATCGCGTGGGGATACAAGACGGATCAGCCATTGATCGGCGGCGTGCTCGCGACCGCGGGCGGGCTCGTGTTCAACGGCGAGGGCAATGGTCTTTTCCGCGCGTTCGACGCCTCCACGGGCCGCAAGCTGTGGGAGTTTCGGTGCGGCGCGGGCGTGAACGCGCCGGCCGTGTCGTACATGGTGAACGGCAAGCAATACATCGCGGTCGCGGCGGGCGGCAATACGCAACTCGACTTCAAGCGCGGCAACAGCCTGCTCGTGTTTGCGTTGCCTTGA
- a CDS encoding cytochrome c, protein MMMLPRMCKTAAIVACVALSLPSLAHADAQAGAAKAAVCAACHGQNGNSTSGDYPSLAGQSSRYIFLQLRDFKAGRRSDPRMSPMAANLSSEDMHDLADYFAAQTLAPTDFKADPVKVEAGKKKSDEVLCTMCHLGGFKGQNEIPRVAGQQYAYIVKQLQDFREKKRTNDAGNMTSVTKNLTDADIENLANYVANLQ, encoded by the coding sequence ATGATGATGCTTCCGAGGATGTGCAAGACCGCCGCGATCGTCGCGTGCGTGGCGCTTTCGCTGCCTAGTCTCGCGCATGCGGATGCGCAGGCGGGCGCAGCGAAAGCCGCCGTGTGCGCGGCGTGTCATGGTCAGAACGGCAATTCGACGAGCGGCGATTATCCGTCGCTCGCGGGGCAGTCGTCGCGCTATATCTTTCTGCAACTGCGCGACTTCAAGGCGGGCCGCCGCAGCGACCCGCGCATGTCGCCGATGGCGGCGAATCTTTCATCGGAAGACATGCATGATCTCGCCGACTACTTTGCCGCGCAGACGCTCGCGCCAACCGACTTCAAGGCGGACCCGGTGAAAGTGGAAGCAGGCAAGAAGAAGTCCGACGAAGTGCTCTGCACCATGTGTCATCTCGGCGGCTTCAAAGGCCAGAACGAGATACCGCGCGTGGCCGGCCAGCAGTATGCGTATATCGTGAAGCAGTTGCAGGACTTCCGCGAAAAGAAGCGCACGAACGATGCAGGCAACATGACGAGCGTGACCAAGAACCTGACCGACGCGGATATCGAGAATCTCGCGAACTACGTCGCCAATCTGCAATGA
- a CDS encoding multidrug efflux SMR transporter, with translation MTHEKASAYGALFVAILLEIGATTCLQRSEQFTKLVPTFAMACLYLGAFYFLSIVLKTIPVGLAYAIWSGLGIVLISCISIFVFHHKLDAAAFLGLALIVVGVVIINVFSKASVH, from the coding sequence ATGACCCATGAAAAGGCGTCGGCCTATGGCGCATTGTTCGTAGCGATACTGCTCGAGATCGGCGCAACGACTTGCCTGCAGAGGTCCGAACAGTTCACCAAGCTCGTCCCGACGTTCGCAATGGCTTGCCTTTATCTGGGCGCGTTCTATTTTCTCTCGATCGTGCTGAAGACGATTCCCGTCGGACTGGCTTACGCCATCTGGAGCGGGCTAGGCATCGTGCTCATTTCGTGCATCAGCATCTTCGTGTTCCATCACAAGCTGGACGCGGCCGCCTTTCTCGGTCTTGCGCTGATCGTAGTGGGCGTCGTCATCATCAATGTCTTTTCGAAGGCGAGCGTGCATTGA
- a CDS encoding gluconate 2-dehydrogenase subunit 3 family protein — protein MTTLPRYPAYDVMNKRDTPSWDDVTRQVIDKRLATPHGPRFFDAVEWRALCALCACIVPQDRERPAVPVASLVDARLAENTGDGYRDARLPPMRDAWRIGLHALDAESRARHELPFASIDDDAQHALIDDMQHGKLDRAEWQGMPPAVFFADRVLHDICGMYYAHPHAWSEIGFGGPANPRGYVRMVANRRDPWEAAEAKPGHEDDARKENARVR, from the coding sequence ATGACCACGCTGCCCCGCTATCCCGCCTACGACGTGATGAACAAGCGCGACACGCCCTCGTGGGACGACGTGACGCGCCAGGTCATCGACAAGCGGCTCGCCACGCCGCACGGCCCGCGATTCTTCGATGCCGTCGAATGGCGCGCGCTCTGTGCGTTGTGCGCGTGCATCGTGCCGCAGGACCGCGAGCGGCCCGCTGTGCCGGTGGCTTCGCTCGTCGATGCGCGCTTGGCCGAGAACACCGGCGACGGCTATCGCGACGCGCGCCTGCCGCCGATGCGCGATGCCTGGCGCATCGGCCTGCATGCGCTCGATGCCGAAAGCCGCGCGCGCCATGAACTGCCGTTCGCGAGCATCGACGATGACGCGCAACACGCGCTGATCGACGACATGCAGCACGGCAAGCTCGACCGCGCCGAGTGGCAAGGCATGCCGCCCGCTGTCTTCTTCGCGGATCGCGTGCTGCACGACATCTGCGGGATGTATTACGCGCATCCGCACGCATGGAGCGAGATCGGCTTCGGCGGGCCGGCCAATCCACGCGGCTACGTGCGCATGGTGGCCAACCGCCGCGATCCGTGGGAAGCCGCCGAAGCAAAGCCCGGCCACGAAGACGATGCACGCAAGGAGAACGCCCGTGTCCGCTGA
- a CDS encoding VIT1/CCC1 transporter family protein, which produces MASKQELKRYRANLADELHSAALYETLARVEARADRKRIFAELAASEKQHAQVWADKLRANHERARTGPALKTALMQGLVHVFGARFVLPTLAASEFADRNKYAGNPDTATMSADEHRHANVVQSLANEGKKAATKGAEIADAESWHRGVSSGNDLRAAVLGANDGLVSNFCLIMGVAGASAPNRAILLTALAGIIAGACSMALGEWLSVTNARELARTQMQREADELEHTPEAEEHELRMIYRAKGLDGEEASRVASQIMRDKDKALDALTREELGLDPAELGGNPWSAAAVSFCLFSAGAVFPAMPFLWSSGRPAIVQCIALSILALAAIGMFTSLFNGRSTVFSAARQILIGLAAAAFTFGVGHLLGVSVS; this is translated from the coding sequence ATGGCATCAAAACAAGAATTGAAGCGGTATCGCGCCAATCTTGCCGATGAACTGCACAGCGCGGCACTCTACGAGACGCTCGCGCGCGTCGAAGCGCGAGCCGACCGCAAGCGCATTTTCGCGGAACTCGCGGCCTCTGAAAAGCAGCACGCGCAAGTGTGGGCGGACAAGCTCAGAGCCAATCACGAACGCGCTCGCACGGGACCGGCGCTGAAAACCGCCTTGATGCAGGGGCTGGTTCATGTGTTCGGCGCGCGCTTTGTGCTGCCGACGCTGGCTGCATCCGAGTTCGCGGACCGAAACAAATACGCGGGCAACCCCGATACCGCAACCATGTCAGCCGACGAACACCGTCACGCGAACGTCGTGCAGTCGCTAGCGAATGAGGGTAAGAAAGCCGCGACGAAAGGCGCTGAAATCGCGGATGCGGAGTCGTGGCACCGGGGCGTCTCATCCGGCAACGATCTGCGCGCAGCGGTGCTCGGCGCAAACGACGGTCTCGTGTCCAACTTCTGCCTCATCATGGGCGTGGCCGGCGCGAGCGCGCCCAACCGGGCCATTCTGTTGACTGCGCTGGCGGGCATTATCGCGGGCGCGTGTTCGATGGCGCTCGGCGAGTGGCTATCGGTCACGAACGCGCGTGAACTCGCCCGGACACAAATGCAACGCGAAGCGGACGAACTCGAACACACGCCGGAAGCCGAAGAGCATGAGCTTCGCATGATCTATCGGGCGAAGGGGCTGGATGGCGAGGAAGCAAGCCGCGTCGCGTCACAGATCATGCGCGACAAAGACAAGGCGCTCGATGCGCTCACGCGCGAAGAACTCGGCCTCGACCCGGCCGAACTCGGCGGCAATCCGTGGTCCGCGGCCGCCGTATCGTTCTGCCTGTTCTCGGCGGGAGCCGTGTTTCCCGCGATGCCGTTCCTGTGGTCCTCGGGACGCCCTGCGATCGTTCAATGCATCGCACTGAGCATACTGGCGCTCGCGGCCATCGGCATGTTCACGTCTCTATTCAATGGCCGAAGCACCGTCTTCTCCGCCGCGCGTCAGATCCTGATCGGGCTTGCCGCCGCTGCATTCACATTCGGCGTCGGACATCTACTCGGGGTCTCGGTCTCCTGA
- a CDS encoding thiamine pyrophosphate-requiring protein, whose protein sequence is MTSPTVGDFLVDRLYAWGVRRIYGYPGDGINGVFGALNRANGKIEFIQARHEEMAAFMASAHAKFTGELGVCIATSGPGASHLLTGLYDARMDHMPVLAICGQQARASLGGHYQQELDLSAMFKDVAGAFVQQASVPSQIRHLVDRAIRTALGERRVTALILPNDLQDLDYEPPGRKHGTVHSGVGYRAPKTVPYADDLQRAADVLNAGKKVAILVGAGALQATDEVIAVAEKLGAGVAKALLGKAALPDDLPFVTGSIGLLGTEPSYKMMTECDTLLMIGSGFPYSEFLPKEGAARGVQIDLKADMLSIRYPMEVNLVGDSAETLRALLPMLQQKADRAWREGIEGWMADWWKKLEKRALEPATTGVNPQRTVWELSPRVPANAIVTSDSGSCANWYARDLKVKRGMMCSLSGGLASMGAAVPYAIAAKFAHPERPVIALVGDGAMQMNNMAELITVAKYWKQWSDPRWICMVLNNEDLNQVTWEQRVMNGDPKFEASQNIPSVPYHRFAELIGLRGFYVDDAERMAAVWDDALASDRPVVIEVKADPNIAPLPPHITLQQAKAFATTLFEGDPNERSIIVDTAKQVLGAVLPGHKDE, encoded by the coding sequence ATGACGAGCCCGACGGTGGGTGACTTCCTTGTCGACCGCCTCTACGCCTGGGGCGTGCGCCGCATATACGGCTATCCCGGCGACGGCATCAACGGCGTATTCGGCGCGCTGAACCGCGCCAACGGAAAGATCGAATTCATTCAGGCGCGCCACGAGGAAATGGCCGCCTTCATGGCCTCCGCGCACGCGAAGTTCACGGGCGAACTCGGCGTGTGCATCGCGACTTCGGGACCGGGCGCCTCGCACCTGCTCACCGGTCTCTATGATGCCCGCATGGATCACATGCCCGTGCTCGCCATTTGCGGGCAACAGGCGCGCGCTTCGCTCGGCGGTCACTATCAACAAGAGCTCGATTTGTCCGCGATGTTCAAGGACGTCGCGGGCGCCTTCGTGCAGCAGGCGAGCGTGCCCTCGCAAATCCGACATCTCGTCGATCGCGCGATTCGCACCGCGCTCGGCGAACGCAGGGTGACCGCGCTTATTCTGCCGAACGATTTGCAAGACCTCGATTACGAACCGCCCGGCCGCAAGCACGGCACGGTGCATTCGGGCGTCGGCTATCGCGCGCCGAAGACGGTGCCTTACGCCGACGATCTGCAACGCGCCGCCGATGTCCTCAACGCGGGCAAGAAGGTCGCGATCCTTGTCGGCGCAGGCGCGCTGCAAGCCACGGACGAAGTCATCGCCGTCGCCGAAAAGCTCGGCGCGGGGGTTGCGAAGGCGCTGCTCGGCAAGGCCGCGCTGCCCGACGATCTTCCCTTCGTGACCGGCTCCATCGGTCTGCTCGGCACGGAGCCGAGCTACAAGATGATGACCGAATGCGACACGCTGCTCATGATTGGCTCGGGCTTTCCGTACTCGGAGTTCCTGCCGAAGGAAGGCGCGGCGCGCGGCGTGCAGATCGACCTGAAGGCGGACATGCTTTCCATCCGCTATCCGATGGAAGTCAATCTCGTCGGCGATAGCGCCGAAACGCTGCGCGCGCTCTTGCCCATGCTGCAACAGAAGGCGGATCGCGCATGGCGCGAAGGCATCGAAGGCTGGATGGCCGATTGGTGGAAAAAGCTCGAAAAGCGCGCGCTGGAGCCGGCGACGACAGGCGTGAATCCGCAGCGCACGGTGTGGGAACTGTCGCCGCGCGTGCCGGCCAACGCCATCGTCACAAGTGATTCGGGGTCCTGTGCAAATTGGTATGCGCGCGATTTGAAGGTCAAGCGCGGCATGATGTGCTCGCTGTCTGGCGGCCTCGCTTCGATGGGCGCGGCGGTGCCGTATGCGATCGCGGCGAAGTTCGCGCATCCGGAGCGGCCCGTGATCGCGCTCGTCGGCGATGGCGCCATGCAGATGAACAACATGGCCGAGCTCATCACGGTCGCGAAGTACTGGAAGCAGTGGTCCGATCCGCGCTGGATCTGCATGGTGCTCAACAACGAAGACCTGAATCAGGTCACGTGGGAACAACGCGTGATGAACGGCGACCCGAAGTTCGAAGCATCGCAGAACATTCCGTCCGTGCCCTATCACCGCTTCGCGGAGTTGATCGGCTTGCGCGGCTTTTATGTGGACGACGCCGAGCGCATGGCCGCCGTGTGGGACGACGCACTGGCATCGGACCGGCCTGTCGTGATCGAAGTGAAGGCGGACCCGAACATCGCGCCGCTGCCGCCGCACATCACGCTGCAACAGGCGAAGGCATTCGCCACGACGCTCTTCGAAGGCGATCCGAACGAACGCAGCATCATCGTCGATACGGCGAAGCAGGTGTTGGGCGCGGTGCTGCCGGGGCACAAGGACGAGTAG
- a CDS encoding GMC family oxidoreductase, producing the protein MHARRTPVSAESPKDAEHFPRGKNGRAPDVFHSGAWVPMREYPQDEAVDFAIVGTGAGGGTLACRLAEKGFKVVAFDAGAWWRPLEEFASDETHQGKLFWTDDRICDGENPLKLGNNNSGKAVGGSTVHFAMVSLRFRPEWFKSRTLLGYGADWPVDWREMWHYYAQVEDALKIAGPVNYPWGPKRPRYPYRPHELNAAGLVLARGCEALGIDWSPTPLATVSAPRGEAHPCVYRGFCVSGCATNAKQSALVTWIPRAVRAGAEIRDLAMVGRIVMGDDGRATGVEYMREGQWQFQRARNVVVAGYAIETPRLLLMSATDRYPDGLANSSGLVGKNLMVQMNQAVWGTMEEEVRWYKGPPSLALTEHWNYEDKGKDFFGGYCYMSQGPLPVAWASVQNGRGLWGQQLLDEMQKYNHQAGLKIVGETMPQERNRVTLADEKDQYGLPVARVTYSLCDNDKRLVAHSLDFMSVALEAAGARDVWRETDDTCHLNGTARMGNDPATSVVNADCRSWDIDNLWICDGSVFPTVGGVNPSLTIQAIAMRTADRIEALAARGEL; encoded by the coding sequence ATGCACGCAAGGAGAACGCCCGTGTCCGCTGAATCGCCGAAGGACGCCGAGCACTTTCCGCGCGGCAAAAACGGGCGCGCGCCCGACGTATTCCACTCCGGCGCATGGGTTCCGATGCGCGAATATCCGCAAGACGAAGCGGTCGATTTCGCGATCGTCGGCACGGGCGCGGGCGGCGGCACGCTCGCATGTCGTCTCGCGGAGAAAGGCTTCAAAGTAGTCGCGTTCGATGCCGGCGCGTGGTGGCGTCCGCTCGAAGAATTCGCATCCGACGAGACGCATCAGGGCAAGCTCTTCTGGACCGACGACCGCATCTGCGACGGCGAAAACCCGCTCAAGCTCGGCAACAACAACAGCGGCAAGGCGGTTGGCGGCAGCACCGTCCACTTCGCCATGGTGTCGCTGCGCTTTCGGCCGGAGTGGTTCAAGTCGCGCACGCTGCTCGGCTACGGCGCGGACTGGCCGGTGGACTGGCGCGAGATGTGGCACTACTACGCGCAGGTGGAAGACGCGCTGAAGATCGCGGGACCGGTGAACTATCCGTGGGGACCGAAACGTCCGCGCTATCCGTATCGGCCGCACGAACTGAACGCAGCCGGGCTCGTGCTCGCGCGCGGCTGCGAGGCGCTCGGCATCGACTGGTCGCCTACGCCGCTCGCCACCGTGTCCGCGCCGCGCGGCGAGGCGCATCCGTGCGTGTATCGCGGCTTCTGCGTGTCGGGTTGCGCCACCAACGCGAAGCAGAGCGCGCTCGTCACGTGGATACCGCGGGCCGTGCGCGCAGGCGCGGAGATTCGCGACCTCGCGATGGTCGGGCGTATCGTGATGGGCGACGACGGACGCGCGACCGGCGTCGAATACATGCGCGAAGGACAATGGCAGTTCCAGCGCGCGCGCAACGTCGTGGTGGCGGGCTATGCGATCGAAACGCCGCGCCTGCTCTTGATGTCCGCCACGGACCGTTATCCCGATGGTCTCGCGAACAGCTCCGGCCTCGTCGGCAAGAACCTCATGGTGCAGATGAATCAGGCCGTCTGGGGAACGATGGAAGAAGAAGTGCGCTGGTACAAGGGCCCGCCTTCGCTTGCGCTCACCGAGCACTGGAATTACGAGGACAAGGGCAAGGACTTTTTCGGCGGCTATTGCTACATGAGTCAGGGCCCGTTGCCCGTCGCGTGGGCGTCGGTGCAGAACGGGCGTGGGCTCTGGGGCCAACAGTTGCTCGACGAAATGCAGAAGTACAACCATCAAGCGGGGTTGAAGATCGTCGGCGAGACCATGCCGCAAGAGCGCAACCGCGTGACGCTCGCCGATGAAAAAGACCAGTACGGTTTGCCGGTCGCGCGCGTGACCTATTCGCTGTGCGATAACGACAAGCGCCTCGTCGCGCATTCGCTCGACTTCATGAGTGTCGCGCTCGAAGCGGCCGGCGCGCGCGATGTCTGGCGCGAAACGGACGACACGTGCCATCTGAACGGCACCGCGCGCATGGGCAACGATCCCGCGACGAGCGTCGTCAACGCGGACTGCCGAAGCTGGGACATCGACAATCTCTGGATATGCGACGGCTCGGTGTTTCCGACAGTCGGCGGCGTGAACCCGTCGTTGACGATACAGGCCATCGCCATGCGCACCGCCGACAGGATCGAGGCGCTTGCGGCACGCGGCGAACTGTAG
- a CDS encoding ankyrin repeat domain-containing protein: MTLRFTGNFLLACAALTVMPQARADTDVYALNERLLIATRNGDAQAVAQMLDQGAKIDSRNRIGDTPLISACKRGMTPLARMLIERGANVNQADVQGITPMMAVAFDGNDEIAALLIAHHADTAATDRVGKTAMEYAAGRGQTAIVQRLLDAGVDVNAAYHNHLTALMWAAGYDQAATASMLLARGANRDLRDDRGKTALDIAEETRSVHVSALLRAQ, translated from the coding sequence ATGACGCTGCGATTCACAGGCAACTTCCTTCTGGCGTGCGCGGCGCTCACGGTCATGCCGCAAGCGCGCGCCGACACCGACGTCTACGCGCTCAACGAACGGCTGCTGATCGCGACGCGCAATGGCGATGCGCAGGCCGTCGCGCAGATGCTCGATCAGGGCGCGAAGATCGATTCACGCAACCGCATCGGCGACACGCCACTTATCAGCGCATGCAAGCGAGGCATGACGCCGCTTGCGCGCATGCTGATCGAGCGCGGCGCGAACGTGAATCAGGCCGACGTGCAAGGCATTACGCCAATGATGGCCGTCGCGTTCGACGGCAACGATGAAATCGCGGCGCTGCTCATCGCGCATCACGCCGATACGGCAGCGACCGATCGCGTCGGCAAGACCGCAATGGAATATGCTGCGGGGCGCGGACAGACGGCGATTGTGCAGCGTCTGCTCGATGCGGGTGTCGACGTCAACGCCGCGTATCACAACCATCTGACCGCGCTCATGTGGGCAGCGGGCTACGATCAGGCGGCCACCGCATCGATGCTGCTTGCGCGCGGCGCGAATCGCGATCTGCGCGATGATCGCGGCAAGACGGCGCTCGATATCGCGGAAGAGACGCGTTCGGTGCATGTGTCCGCGTTGCTCAGGGCGCAGTGA
- a CDS encoding enolase C-terminal domain-like protein: MHLTKREAPIEAVRARAYTIPTDRPEADGTYAWNSTTLVVAEVSAAGKTGIGYTYNDASAAKLAEATLAPTLIGEDAWNVDALWLRMQQRVRNIGRSGLAASAISALDCALWDVKARLLDMPLARLLGAMRDRVPIYGSGGFTTYTDDEIRGQLGGWVHEDGCRWVKIKIGTEPSRDPHRVAVAREAIGDAAGLFVDANGAFDRKQALFFAEQFAQYGVEWFEEPVSSDDITGLALLRDALPAHMELAAGEYGYTLDDFRALLAQHAVDVLQADLTRCGGVTGFLRVAALCDAFHVPLSAHCAPALHLHAACAAPRLRHQEWFHDHVRIESMLFDGAPRAHEGAIAPDWSRPGCGLDFRHADAHRYAV, translated from the coding sequence ATGCATCTCACCAAACGCGAAGCGCCGATCGAAGCCGTTCGAGCACGCGCCTATACGATCCCGACCGATCGTCCTGAAGCAGACGGCACCTATGCGTGGAACTCGACGACGCTCGTCGTCGCCGAGGTCAGCGCTGCGGGCAAGACGGGCATCGGCTACACGTATAACGATGCGAGCGCGGCGAAGCTGGCAGAAGCGACGCTCGCGCCGACGCTCATCGGCGAAGACGCGTGGAATGTCGATGCGCTCTGGTTGCGCATGCAGCAGCGCGTGCGCAACATCGGGCGTTCGGGGCTCGCGGCCAGCGCCATCTCCGCGCTGGACTGCGCGCTTTGGGATGTGAAGGCGCGCCTGCTCGACATGCCGCTCGCGCGTTTGCTCGGGGCCATGCGCGATCGCGTTCCCATCTACGGCAGCGGCGGGTTCACGACCTACACGGACGATGAGATTCGCGGGCAACTCGGCGGCTGGGTGCACGAAGACGGATGCCGCTGGGTGAAGATCAAGATCGGCACGGAGCCTTCGCGCGACCCGCATCGCGTGGCGGTGGCACGTGAAGCCATCGGAGATGCAGCGGGCCTTTTCGTCGATGCGAACGGCGCATTCGATCGCAAGCAGGCGCTTTTCTTTGCCGAGCAGTTCGCGCAATACGGCGTGGAATGGTTCGAAGAGCCGGTGTCATCGGACGATATCACGGGCCTCGCGTTGCTGAGAGACGCGCTTCCCGCGCACATGGAACTGGCTGCGGGCGAATACGGCTACACGCTCGACGACTTCCGCGCGCTGCTCGCGCAACACGCCGTCGATGTGCTGCAAGCCGATCTCACGCGCTGCGGGGGCGTCACGGGCTTCTTGCGCGTGGCCGCGCTATGCGATGCCTTTCATGTGCCGCTGTCCGCGCATTGCGCGCCCGCGCTGCATCTGCACGCGGCCTGCGCCGCGCCGCGCTTGCGGCATCAGGAATGGTTTCACGATCACGTTCGCATCGAGTCGATGCTGTTCGACGGCGCGCCGCGCGCCCACGAAGGCGCCATTGCGCCGGACTGGTCGCGGCCGGGCTGCGGGCTCGATTTCAGGCATGCGGACGCGCACCGGTATGCGGTTTAG
- a CDS encoding cytochrome b: protein MTATRIAAGDDRTSYDRVSITLHWLTAVLVLAQFILSQVWGFTPRPTRHLLIVAHMSFGITLSAVIIARILWRVSPGHQAPIASSGWAELAAKGVHYLLYALLVSEAVLGFVLRWSADESMSFFGLLILPPFEPFSKVAHHNIGEAHEFIGWAIIVLAAAHAAAALFHHWVVRDAVLTRMLPGLKRRDL, encoded by the coding sequence ATGACGGCAACGCGAATCGCGGCCGGCGACGACAGAACCTCGTACGACCGCGTGTCCATCACGCTGCACTGGCTGACCGCCGTTCTCGTGCTGGCTCAGTTCATTCTCTCTCAGGTGTGGGGTTTCACGCCCCGGCCGACACGGCATCTTTTGATCGTCGCGCATATGTCCTTCGGCATTACGTTGTCGGCGGTGATCATCGCGCGCATTCTGTGGCGCGTGTCGCCCGGACATCAGGCGCCCATTGCCTCGTCAGGATGGGCGGAACTCGCGGCCAAGGGCGTGCACTATCTGCTGTATGCGTTGCTGGTTTCCGAAGCCGTGCTGGGCTTCGTGTTGAGATGGTCGGCAGACGAGTCGATGAGCTTCTTCGGCCTTCTGATCCTGCCGCCGTTCGAACCGTTCAGCAAAGTGGCGCATCACAACATCGGCGAAGCGCACGAGTTCATCGGCTGGGCGATCATCGTGCTCGCGGCGGCGCATGCGGCCGCCGCGTTGTTCCATCACTGGGTCGTGCGCGATGCGGTATTGACGCGCATGCTGCCGGGGCTAAAGCGGCGTGACCTTTGA